The Egibacteraceae bacterium nucleotide sequence GGTGGGGGGCGATCTGCTGGTCGCGGCCCTGGCCGACGGGGGCTTCACCGACGTCGTCCCGGTGGCCGCGCAGCACGATCCCGACCCGGACTTCCCGACCGCGCCCCGCCCGAACCCCGAGGAACCCGGGGCGCTGGACCTCGCCCGTGCCCTCGGCGCCGAGCACGCCGCCGACCTCGTCCTGGCCACCGATCCCGACGGCGACCGCCTCGCCGTGGCCACCCCGGCCGACGGTTGGCGGACGCTGACCGGCGATGAGGTCGGCTGCCTGCTCGCCGAGCATCTGCTGGACCGCGACGCCGGCGAGCCCGGACAACCGCTGGTGGCCACCACCGTGGTGTCCTCGCGGCTGCTCGCGCGCATCGCCGAGGCTCACGACGCCGCCTACGCCGAGACGCTCACGGGCTTCAAGTGGCTCGCCCCGGTCGCCGAGGGGGCGCAGGCGGCCGGGCAGCGCTTCGTCCTGGCCTACGAGCAGGCCCTCGGCGTGATGGTCGGTGACGCCGTGCGCGACAAGGACGGCATCGCCGCGGCGGTGCTGGTCGCCACGCTCGCCGCGGACCTGAGGGCCGGCGCGACGACGCTCACCGACGCGCTCGACGGCCTGGCCCGCCGCCACGGCGTGCACGCCACGGCCGGGCGGTCCGTCGCCGTCGAGCAGCCCGAGCAGGTCGAGCGCGTCCTCGATGCGCTGCGCCGCGCCCCGCCCGCCGCGGTCGCGGGGGCCGCCGTCGTGGCGGTGGCCGACCACGCCGCGGGCCTCGTCCGCCACGCCGACGGGTCGAGCGAGCCCCTGGACACCCCGCCCGCCGACATGGTCGGGCTGGTCCTGGCCGACGGCTCCCGGTGCCTCGTCCGCCCCAGCGGTACCGAGCCCGTGCTCAAGTGCTACCTGGAGGTCGTGGAGCAGGTCGCCGGCGACGGCGTGGCGGTGGCGCGGGAACGCGCCGCCGGGCGACTCGAACGCCTCGGCGCGGCGTTCCTCGCCCTGGTCGACCGGTGAGCGCCGGGGCTCAGCGGCGGCGGGCTACAGCGGCAGCGGGACCACGTGCTCCATGCCGTCGAGCACCCGCACCCGCAGGTTGCAGTCCTGCAGGAAGCGGCGGGTGTCCTCCCATCCCTCGTAGCGACCGCCGGCCGCGACCACCTCGTCGATGCCGGAGTTGGCGATCAGCTTGGCGCAGCCGAAGCAGGGCGCCGCGGTGCAGTACAGCGTGGCACCCTCGCGCTCCTCGGGGGAGGTGAACAGCAGCGCGTTGGCCTCGGCGTGGATGGCCACGCAGTTGTCGTACGGCGCGCACATCCCCGTGTCGCTGGCCGCATGCGGGCACGCGCCGGCGTCGCAGTGGCCGTACCCGGACGGCGGTCCGTTGTAGCCCGTGGACTGGATGCGCCGCTGGCGGGTGATCACCGCTCCGACCCGGCGCCGTGCGCAGTTCGACCGGGTGGCGGCCGCGGACGCCAACCCGAGGAAGTACTCGTCCCAGGACTGCCGGCCCTGGCTTTGGGCGGGCGTCAGACGGTTGGGCACGGCGGGGCCTTTCGCGTCGGCGGCAGCAGGCCCGGGGAAACGCGGCAGGCGCCGCGGGCTCCCGGCAGCGTACGCCCGCGGGCCGGACGCCGTCGAGGCCCGGCGGTGGTCAACCGGACGGATCGGCCGGCCCGTCCGCGCCAGACGCGACGAGCACCCGATTGCGCCCGGCGGCCTTCGCGGCGAGGAGCGCGTCGTCGGCGGCCTTGATCAGCACCTCCGGGGTGTCGGCGTGCTCGGGGGCGAGTGCGACGCCGACGCTGGCCGTGATGGGCACGACCGTCGAGGCCTGCTCGACCCGGCGGCGCAACCGCTCGGCCGCGGCGTGCGCGGCGGCCCGGTCGCAGCCCGGGACGATGACGGCGAACTCCTCCCCGCCGTAGCGGGCGACCGTGTCGAAGCCACGGGCCGAGGCCATGAGCGTGGCGCCGACCTGCCGCAGGACGTCGTCGCCGACCTGGTGACCG carries:
- a CDS encoding phospho-sugar mutase; amino-acid sequence: MTIDEDLRAAAEAWMADDPDPATRAEVARLLADGDADGLTARFGAPLTFGTAGIRGPLGAGPARMNRATVRRVVAGLAAWLGARGADGDVVVGRDARHGSAAFADEAVAVLAGAGFAVRHFTEPVPTPLVAYTVRAVGAAAGVQVTASHNPAGDNGIKVYLAGGLPLGVPHDGEIAAAIAAVGPLATVPVTAPPAAEAPDAMRTGYLEAVRALAGPAPDPAGLRIVVTAMHGVGGDLLVAALADGGFTDVVPVAAQHDPDPDFPTAPRPNPEEPGALDLARALGAEHAADLVLATDPDGDRLAVATPADGWRTLTGDEVGCLLAEHLLDRDAGEPGQPLVATTVVSSRLLARIAEAHDAAYAETLTGFKWLAPVAEGAQAAGQRFVLAYEQALGVMVGDAVRDKDGIAAAVLVATLAADLRAGATTLTDALDGLARRHGVHATAGRSVAVEQPEQVERVLDALRRAPPAAVAGAAVVAVADHAAGLVRHADGSSEPLDTPPADMVGLVLADGSRCLVRPSGTEPVLKCYLEVVEQVAGDGVAVARERAAGRLERLGAAFLALVDR
- a CDS encoding dCMP deaminase family protein, with protein sequence MPNRLTPAQSQGRQSWDEYFLGLASAAATRSNCARRRVGAVITRQRRIQSTGYNGPPSGYGHCDAGACPHAASDTGMCAPYDNCVAIHAEANALLFTSPEEREGATLYCTAAPCFGCAKLIANSGIDEVVAAGGRYEGWEDTRRFLQDCNLRVRVLDGMEHVVPLPL